In the Armatimonas rosea genome, CTTCCGCCCGACCGTGTAGGCGATATTGGCGATAATCGGGAGGATGATCACCTTCACCCCGATCTCGACATCCATCACCGGCTTCTCGCGGGTCTTGATGCAGTGGCGCCAGTTGCGGCGGTGCCGCTCGGTGGGGTCGGTGTTCTCGGGGTGGAGGAACGCCTTGAAGCCATCGGCGGGAGGTGTGTAGAGCTTGGCCTTCTCCTCCGTGGCGCAGCCGCCATCGCCGCCCGCGACAATCAGGTCGCCCTTGTCGCCGGTGTAGGTGCCGCCCCACTCGCCCTCGAAGCGCTCGGGGACCACGCCGGGCTGCTCCCAGATCAGGGTCCACTTCGGGTTGGAGAACTCCCACTTTGCCTTCATGGTCAGCGGCGCATCGTAGACCGAGTTGGGGTTGGTCTCCCCGCTCGCCTCGACCGTCACCGGGGCGTCCCAGCCGTCTTGGCCCGTCAGCCAGAGCGCGATCGACATGGCGTGGTTTCCCCGGTCGCGGATAAAGCCACCGCCCGAGTCCATGAGCCAGCGGAAGTTGAAGTGGACAATCGCGGGGTTGTAGGGGCGCCAGCCCAAGGGGCCAAGCCACATGTCCCAGTTGAGCTCAGGGGGCGCGGGGCCTTCCTTGCCAAAGTTGTTGTCGGAGACATAGTTATTGGGGTGCCAGAGCTTGACCTCTTTGATCTTGCCGATCTGCCCATTGCGGATGTAGTTACAGGCCACAGCCGCGCTCGGGTGCGAGCGCCCCTGCGAGCCGATCTGCACCACCCGCTTGTAGCGCCGCGCCGCCGCGATCATCGCCTGCCCCTCTTCGATCGTCTTACAGGTCGGCTTCTCGCTGTAGACATCCTTGCCCGCCTGGCAGGCATGCACGGTCATGAGGGCGTGCCAGTGGTCCGGGGTTCCAATCGTGACCGCGTCGATATCCT is a window encoding:
- a CDS encoding Gfo/Idh/MocA family protein, which translates into the protein MDSKKRVDSFATIFPQNPKGANEKIIYGHIGLGGMGSSHVVPDSCAALCDVDANHLKNNAKRVTGNPLLTDDYRRVLERKDIDAVTIGTPDHWHALMTVHACQAGKDVYSEKPTCKTIEEGQAMIAAARRYKRVVQIGSQGRSHPSAAVACNYIRNGQIGKIKEVKLWHPNNYVSDNNFGKEGPAPPELNWDMWLGPLGWRPYNPAIVHFNFRWLMDSGGGFIRDRGNHAMSIALWLTGQDGWDAPVTVEASGETNPNSVYDAPLTMKAKWEFSNPKWTLIWEQPGVVPERFEGEWGGTYTGDKGDLIVAGGDGGCATEEKAKLYTPPADGFKAFLHPENTDPTERHRRNWRHCIKTREKPVMDVEIGVKVIILPIIANIAYTVGRKLTYDPKTWKFINDEEANRLLYEPYRAPWSLKGI